From one Rhizobium sp. CIAT894 genomic stretch:
- a CDS encoding PLP-dependent aminotransferase family protein → MVQEAVRMDESTAGRTRIDMVVATIRQRIAGRSLTPGAKLPSVRGLAAALKLSTSTVVDAYERLVAEGAILARPGSGFYVANQAAPFALAEAGPKLDRAVDPFWISRQSLEADETDLKPGCGWLPPSWLPAEGMRRGLRTLARADGAALADYGSPLGLPQLRQLISRRMGERGIEASPDQIMLADSGTQAIDLLCRFLLEPGDTVLVDDPCYFNFHALLRAHRAKIVGVPYTPSGPDIELFAQVVAEERPRLYITNSAIHNPTGATLSPVTAHRLLKLAEQFDLTIIEDDIFADFEYTPAPRLAAFDGLERVIHIGSFSKTLSASARCGFVAARPGWIDGLTDLKIATSFGSGRLTAELVLNVLSDGSYRKHMETLRHRLSRAMGEVSARLKGLDITPWLEPQAGMFLWCRLPDGIDAANVARAALEKRIVLAPGNAFSLSQSATNFMRFNVSQTLDARVFEVLRDVLGRRGT, encoded by the coding sequence ATGGTGCAGGAAGCGGTACGGATGGATGAGAGCACGGCGGGGCGCACCCGCATCGACATGGTCGTCGCGACGATCCGGCAGCGCATCGCCGGGCGCAGCCTGACGCCGGGCGCCAAGCTGCCTTCGGTGCGGGGGCTGGCGGCGGCGCTGAAGTTGTCGACATCGACCGTTGTCGACGCCTATGAGCGCCTCGTCGCCGAAGGCGCGATCCTGGCAAGGCCGGGTTCGGGATTCTACGTCGCCAACCAGGCAGCCCCCTTTGCGCTTGCCGAGGCCGGGCCCAAGCTCGATCGCGCCGTGGATCCCTTCTGGATATCGCGGCAATCGCTGGAGGCGGATGAAACCGACCTGAAGCCCGGCTGCGGCTGGCTGCCGCCCTCCTGGCTGCCCGCGGAAGGCATGCGCCGCGGGCTGAGAACGCTTGCCCGCGCCGACGGGGCCGCCCTTGCCGATTACGGCTCGCCGCTCGGCCTGCCGCAGCTGCGCCAGCTGATTTCACGGCGTATGGGCGAACGCGGCATCGAAGCCTCCCCGGATCAGATCATGCTGGCCGATTCCGGCACGCAGGCGATCGATCTGCTCTGCCGTTTTCTGCTGGAACCCGGCGACACCGTGCTGGTCGACGACCCCTGCTATTTCAATTTCCACGCCCTGCTGCGTGCCCACCGGGCAAAGATCGTCGGCGTCCCCTACACGCCCTCCGGCCCCGATATCGAGCTGTTTGCCCAGGTCGTCGCCGAGGAGCGGCCGCGGCTCTACATCACCAACTCGGCCATCCACAATCCCACCGGCGCAACGCTGTCCCCGGTGACCGCCCACCGGCTTCTGAAACTCGCCGAGCAATTCGACCTCACCATCATCGAGGACGATATATTCGCCGATTTCGAATATACGCCGGCGCCCCGCCTTGCCGCCTTCGACGGGCTGGAACGGGTCATCCATATCGGCAGCTTTTCGAAGACGCTCTCGGCTTCCGCCCGCTGCGGCTTCGTCGCCGCCAGGCCCGGATGGATCGACGGCCTGACCGACCTCAAGATCGCCACCTCCTTCGGCAGCGGCCGGCTGACGGCGGAGTTGGTGCTGAACGTCTTGAGCGACGGAAGCTACCGCAAACATATGGAGACGCTGAGGCACCGGCTCTCCCGGGCAATGGGCGAGGTCTCGGCCAGGCTGAAGGGCCTTGATATAACGCCCTGGCTGGAACCGCAGGCCGGCATGTTCCTCTGGTGCCGCCTGCCCGATGGCATCGATGCGGCCAACGTGGCCCGCGCCGCGCTGGAAAAGCGGATCGTGCTGGCGCCCGGAAATGCCTTCAGCCTGTCGCAATCGGCGACGAATTTCATGCGGTTCAATGTGTCGCAGACGCTGGATGCGCGGGTGTTCGAGGTGTTGAGGGATGTGTTGGGGAGGCGGGGGACGTGA
- a CDS encoding response regulator: MVTVLCIEDEVEIRNLLVEELNEAGYRTLEASNGAEGLEMILSKWPDIVISDISMPVMDGHQLLAEIQINHPELSNIPFILLTALTDRENTLAGLRGGAADYLTKPLDFDLLLAKLEGCVTRLENDKAVNRSF; the protein is encoded by the coding sequence ATGGTTACAGTCCTGTGCATTGAGGATGAAGTCGAGATCCGGAACCTCCTCGTCGAAGAATTGAACGAAGCCGGCTACAGGACGCTCGAGGCTTCGAACGGCGCCGAAGGGCTGGAAATGATCCTGTCGAAATGGCCCGACATCGTCATCAGCGATATTTCGATGCCTGTTATGGATGGGCATCAGCTTCTGGCGGAAATTCAGATCAATCATCCCGAGCTTTCCAACATCCCCTTCATCCTGCTGACGGCGCTGACCGACCGGGAAAACACGCTCGCCGGCCTGCGCGGCGGAGCGGCGGACTATCTGACCAAGCCGCTCGATTTCGATCTGCTGCTTGCCAAGCTCGAAGGCTGCGTGACGCGGCTGGAGAACGACAAGGCGGTCAATCGGTCGTTTTGA
- a CDS encoding ATP-binding protein, whose translation MRVNFSVAGAIKRSRVLKVRLTSHITFVLVTLTCAAAVLLCGFAWLAAVKVDDLSLRRQADFVSQGLEAQIAALPREQESIAKWDDAFLYAKQRNHDWLLDNVGQWTSRYFGHDRTYIFDDTNRLMFAFRDGADVMPPRLGSDDSPDMTALAEEMRGALVELAAKPGSRPLGQLAEVRTLMIGNRPAIISARPILPSSARMQIEAGQEFIAVSVKFIDGKVAENIAHYARLEGLHFTPSKSADERVQVAVPSHDGGTIGYLVWPPIRPGFMLLQQIAPAGLGCLALLITVVFWLGRGLHRTSLTLLDSQAEITHHRNHLEEMVADRTAEIERQREELDRLLVHERQVNALQRQFVAMASHEFRTPLAIIDAAAQRLCRSTANISGDYVREKAGVIRSAVVRMVDLMESILASGRLETGQITLKRSEGDLKALLVTCCERLRQLSRSHVFHLDLAPIPDQLMFDRSAMEQVFTNLISNAVKYSPKAPDIHVRARADETTVEIAISDSGIGMDAEDLPKLFQPYYRARSATGIAGTGIGLNVVKQVVELHGGTVEVTSELGRGTTFTILLPIELLLADQHVAA comes from the coding sequence TTGCGTGTCAATTTCTCAGTAGCGGGCGCCATCAAAAGGTCGCGGGTATTGAAGGTCAGGCTAACATCCCACATCACGTTCGTCCTGGTGACGCTTACCTGTGCGGCGGCTGTGCTGCTGTGCGGATTTGCGTGGCTCGCCGCGGTCAAGGTCGATGACCTCTCGCTGCGCCGGCAGGCGGATTTCGTCAGCCAGGGATTGGAAGCGCAGATCGCGGCACTCCCTCGCGAACAGGAAAGCATCGCCAAATGGGACGACGCCTTCCTTTATGCCAAGCAGCGGAACCATGACTGGCTGCTCGACAATGTCGGCCAGTGGACGAGCCGGTATTTCGGGCACGACAGGACCTATATCTTCGACGATACCAATCGCCTGATGTTTGCGTTCCGCGACGGCGCGGATGTCATGCCGCCGCGGCTCGGCAGCGACGACAGCCCTGACATGACCGCTCTTGCCGAGGAGATGCGTGGCGCTCTCGTCGAGCTGGCTGCAAAGCCCGGCAGCCGGCCGCTCGGTCAACTGGCCGAGGTTCGCACGCTCATGATCGGCAACAGGCCGGCGATCATCAGCGCGCGCCCCATTCTGCCGAGTTCGGCCAGGATGCAGATCGAGGCGGGACAGGAGTTCATCGCCGTCTCGGTCAAGTTCATCGACGGAAAAGTTGCCGAAAACATTGCGCATTATGCGCGGCTCGAAGGCTTGCATTTCACGCCTTCGAAAAGTGCGGACGAGCGGGTGCAGGTCGCTGTGCCGTCCCATGACGGCGGCACGATCGGCTATCTCGTCTGGCCGCCGATCCGGCCCGGGTTCATGCTGCTTCAGCAGATCGCGCCGGCAGGGCTCGGCTGTCTGGCGCTTTTGATCACCGTCGTGTTCTGGCTCGGGCGCGGTCTGCATCGCACGTCGCTGACCCTGCTCGACAGCCAAGCCGAGATCACCCACCACCGTAACCATCTGGAAGAAATGGTAGCCGATCGAACGGCCGAGATCGAAAGGCAGAGAGAGGAGCTGGACCGGCTGCTGGTGCACGAACGCCAGGTGAACGCGCTCCAGCGCCAGTTCGTCGCCATGGCCTCGCACGAGTTTCGCACGCCGCTCGCCATCATCGACGCTGCTGCCCAGCGGCTCTGCCGCTCGACCGCCAATATCAGTGGGGATTACGTTCGCGAAAAAGCCGGCGTGATCCGCAGCGCGGTCGTTCGCATGGTCGATCTGATGGAGAGCATCCTCGCGAGCGGTCGGCTCGAAACCGGGCAGATCACCCTGAAACGCAGCGAAGGCGATCTGAAAGCCTTGCTCGTCACGTGCTGCGAGCGGCTGCGCCAGCTCAGCCGCTCGCATGTCTTCCATCTCGATCTCGCGCCCATCCCCGATCAATTGATGTTCGACCGCAGCGCGATGGAACAGGTCTTCACCAACCTGATTTCGAACGCCGTCAAATATTCGCCCAAGGCGCCCGACATTCACGTGCGCGCCCGGGCCGATGAGACGACGGTGGAGATTGCGATCTCCGACAGCGGCATCGGCATGGATGCGGAGGATCTGCCGAAACTGTTCCAGCCCTATTATCGCGCCCGCAGCGCGACGGGTATTGCCGGGACCGGCATCGGCCTGAATGTCGTCAAGCAGGTCGTCGAGCTGCATGGCGGCACCGTCGAGGTGACGAGCGAGCTCGGCAGGGGCACAACATTTACCATTTTACTGCCAATAGAGCTTCTATTGGCGGATCAACATGTCGCAGCTTGA